Genomic window (Streptomyces sp. NBC_00078):
CCGGGGCCTGCCACGCCCGCAACCCCCGGCTGGTCTACGGCCGGATGACGGGCTGGGGTCAACAGGGTCCGCTGGCCGACCGCGCCGGCCACGACATCGCGTACATCGCACTCACTGGCACCCTCGGCATGATCGGCGCCCCGGACGCCCCTCCGGCCGTCCCCGCCAACCTCCTCGGCGACTACGCGGGCGGCTCCCTCTACCTGGCCGTCGGGGTCCTCGCCGCCCTTCACCACGCGCGCGCCGGCGGCACCGGGCAGGTCGTCGACGCCGCCATCGTCGACGGCACCTCCCACCTCTCCGCCATGATCCACGGCATGCTCGCCGCCGGCGGCTGGCACGACCGGCGCGGCGCCAACCTCCTGGACGGCGGCTGCCCGTACTACGGCACGTACGAGACGGCCGACGGCAGGCACATGGCGGTCGGCGCGCTGGAACCGCAGTTCTACGAGGAGTTCGTGACCCTTCTCGGCCTCCCGGAGCACACCGGCGCCCGCAAGGACTGGGCCCGCTGGGGCGAGCTGCGCGAGGCGGTCGCCGCCCGCTTCAAGTCCCGCACCCGCGACGAGTGGACGGCCCTGTTCGAGGGCTCCGACGCGTGCGTGGCGCCCGTACTGTCGCTGCGCGAGGCCCCCGGCCACCCGCACCTCGCCGCCCGCGGCACCTTCACCGAACACGGCGGCATCACCCAGCCGGCGCCCGCGCCCCGGTTCTCCGCGACCCCCACGGCCGTACGAACCGGCCCGGCCAGGCCCGGCGCGGACACCGCCGACGTGGCGCGCGACTGGGACGTACCCGACCTCATGAAGGACCGGGAGCCCGTGAAGGACCCGGAACTCACGAACGACCGGGAACTCACGAACGACCGCGAATTCACGAAAGGCCCCGAATGAAGCGGCAGATCTTCGCCCCCGAGCACGACGCGTTCCGCGCGACCGTGCGTGCCTTCCTGGCCAGAGAGGTGCTGCCGTACTACGAGCAGTGGGAGAAGGACGGCATCGTCTCCCGGGACGCGTGGCGGGCGGCGGGCAAGCAGGGCCTGCTCGGACTCGCCGTGCCCGAGGAGTTCGGGGGCGGCGGCACCACCGACTTCCGCTACAGCGCCGTACTGGCCGAGGAGTTCACGCGCGCGGGCGCCCCCGGGCTCGCCCTGGGACTGCACAACGACATCATCGGCCCGTATCTCACCGGTCTTGCCACCGAGGAGCAGAAGCGGCGCTGGCTGCCCGGCTTCTGCGACGGCTCGCTGATCACCGCCATCGCCATGACCGAGCCCGGCGCCGGCTCCGACCTGCAGGGCATCCGGACCCACGCCGAGGACAGGGGCGACCACTGGCTGCTCAACGGCGCCAAGACGTTCATCTCCAACGGCATCCTCGCCGACCTGGTGATCGTGGTCGCGAGGACGACCCCCGAGGGCGGTGCCCGCGGACTGTCGCTGCTGGTCGTCGAGCGCGGCACGGACGGCTTCGAGCGCGGCCGCAACCTCGACAAGATCGGCCAGAAGGCCCAGGACACGGCCGAGTTGTTCTTCAACGACGTACGCCTGCCGAAGGAGAACCTCCTCGGCACGATCGACGGCGCCTTCGGCCACCTGATGACGAACCTCGCGCAGGAGCGCCTGAGCATCGCCGTCTCGGCGATCGCCGCCGCCGAGCACCTGCTGGAGATCACCACCGAGTACGTCAAGGAGCGCGAGGCCTTCGGCCGGCCGCTCGCGACCAAGCAGCACATCCGGTTCGAGATAGCCGAGATGGCCACCGAGTGCGCCGTCACCCGCACCTTCCTCGACCGCTGCATCGAGGAGCACGCGGACGGCACGCTCGACGCCGTGCACGCCTCCATGGCCAAGTGGTGGGCGACCGAGCTGCAGAAGCGGGTCGCCGACCGCTGCCTCCAACTGCACGGCGGCTACGGCTACATGACCGAGTACCCCGTGGCCCGTGCCTTCACCGACGGCCGCATTCAGACCATCTACGGCGGGACCACCGAGATCATGAAGGAGATCATCGGCCGTTCCCTGCTGGGCTGACCCTCACTTCCGAAAGGCTTACCAGTGAGCACCGAAGCGTTTGTGTACGACGCGATCCGCACCCCGCGCGGCCGCGGCAAGGCGAACGGCTCCTTGCACGGCACCAAGCCCATCGACCTGGTCGTCGGACTCATCCACGAGATCCGCGACCGCTTTCCCGGCCTCGACCCGGCCGCGATCGACGACATCGTGCTCGGAGTCGTCGGACCGGTCGGCGACCAGGGCTCCGACATCGCCCGGATCGCCGCCGTGGCCGCGGGGCTGCCGGACACGGTGGCCGGCGTACAGGAGAACCGCTTCTGTGCGTCGGGCCTGGAGGCCGTCAACATGGCTGCCGCCAAGGTCCGTTCGGGCTGGGAGGACCTGGTCCTCGCGGGCGGCGTCGAGTCCATGTCCCGGGTGCCGATGGCCTCCGACGGCGGCGCCTGGTTCAACGACCCGATGACCAACCTGGCCGTCAACTTCGTGCCGCAGGGCATCGGCGCCGACCTGATCGCCACCATCGAGGGCTTCACTCGCCAGGACGTCGACGAGTACGCGGCCCTCTCGCAGGAGCGGGCGGCGACGGCCTGGAAGGAAGGCCGCTTCGACCGTTCGGTCGTGCCGGTCAAGGACCGCGCCGGACTCGTCGTCCTCGACCACGACGAACACCTGCGCCCCGGCACCACCGCCGACTCCCTCGCCAAACTGAAGGCGTCCTTCGCCGACATCGGCGACCTGGGCGGCTTCGACGCGGTGGCCCTGCAGAAGTACCACTGGGTCGAGAAGATCGACCACGTCCACCACGCGGGCAACTCCTCCGGCATCGTGGACGGCGCCTCCCTGGTCGCGATCGGCTCCCAGGAGGTCGGCGAGCGGTACGGCCTCACCCCGCGCGCGCGGATCGTGTCCGCGGCGGTCTCCGGCTCCGAGCCCACGATCATGCTCACCGGCCCCGCCCCCGCGACCCGCAAGGCACTCGCCAAGGCCGGGCTGACCATCGACGACATCGACCTCGTCGAGATCAACGAGGCCTTCGCGGCGGTCGTCCTGCGCTTCGTGAGGGACATGGGCCTGTCCCTGGACAAGGTCAACGTCAACGGCGGCGCCATCGCCCTCGGGCACCCGCTCGGCGCCACCGGAGCCATGATCCTCGGCACGCTCGTCGACGAACTGGAGCGCCAGGACAAGCGGTACGGCCTCGCCACGCTGTGCGTGGGCGGCGGCATGGGCATCGCGACCATCGTCGAGCGCATCTGAACCCCCGGCGGAACCAAGAGACTTCAGAGACTTCTACGGAGACCCCCGTCATGACTCAGAGCACCACCATCCGCTGGGAACAGGACCGCACCGGCGTCGTCACCCTCGTCCTCGACGACCCGAACCAGTCCGCGAACACCATGAACCAGGCGTTCCGTGACTCCCTCGCCGTGATCACCGACCGCCTGGAGGCCGAGAAGGACTCCATCCGCGGCATCATCGTCACCTCCGCCAAGAAGACGTTCTTCGCCGGCGGCGACCTGCGCGACCTCATCCGGGTCACCCCGGAGACCGCGCAGGAGCTGTTCGACGGCGGCATGGCGATCAAGCGCAACCTGCGCCGCATCGAGACGCTCGGCAAGCCCGTGGTCGCGGCGATCAACGGCGCCGCCCTGGGCGGCGGTTACGAGATCGCCCTCGCCTGCCACCACCGGGTCGCCCTCGATGCGCCCGGCTCGAAGATCGGCTGCCCCGAGGTCACACTGGGCCTGCTCCCCGGAGGCGGCGGCGTCGCCCGAACGGTACGCCTGCTGGGCATCGCGGACGCACTGCTGAAGGTGCTGCTCCAGGGCACCCAGTACAACCCGCAGCGCGCCCTGGAGAACGGCCTGATCGATGAAGTCGTGGCCACCGGCGACGAGTTGCTCGCCCGGGCCCGCGCCTTCATCGACGCCCATCCCGAGTCGCAGCAGCCCTGGGACAAGCCCGGCTACCGCATCCCGGGCGGCACCCCCGCCAACCCCAGGTTCGCGGCCAACCTGCCCGCCTTCCCGGCCGGCCTGCGCAAGCAGACGAACGGCGCCCCCTACCCGGCGCCGCGCAGCATCCTGGCCGCGGCCGTCGAGGGATCCCAGGTCGACTTCGATACCGCGCAGGTCATCGAGGCGCGCTACTTCGTGGAGCTGGCCGCCGGCCAGACCTCGAAGAACATGATCCAGGCGTTCTTCTTCGACCTCCAGGCCGTCAACTCGGGCGCGAACCGGCCGCGGGGCGTCGAGCCCCGCCAGGTCCGCAAGGTCGTGGTCCTCGGCGCCGGGATGATGGGCGCGGGCATCGCGTACTCGTGCGCCCGCGCGGGCATCGACGTCGTCCTGAAGGACGTGTCCCTGGAAGCGGCCGTCAAGGGCAGGGGCCACTCCGAGAAGCTCTGCGCCAAGGCGGTCTCCCGCGGGCGTACGACCCAGGAGAAGGCGGACGCGCTGCTCGCCAGGATCACACCGACCGCGGACCCGCAGGACGCGGCCGGCTGTGACGCGGTCATCGAGGCCGTCTTCGAGAACCCCGAGCTCAAGCACAAGGTGTTCCAGGAGATCGAGCACATCGTCGAACCGGACGCGCTGCTGTGCTCCAACACCTCGACGCTGCCGATCACCGTGCTGGCCGAAGGCGTGGAGCGCCAGGCCGACTTCGTCGGACTGCACTTCTTCTCCCCCGTCGACAAGATGCCGCTCGTCGAGATCATCAAGGGCGAGCGCACCGGAGACGAGGCGCTGGCCCGCGCCTTCGACCTGGTCCGCCAGATCAAGAAGACACCGATCGTCGTCAACGACTCGCGCGGCTTCTTCACCTCCCGCGTCATCGGCCACTTCATCAACGAGGGTGTCGCGATGGTCGGCGAGGGCATCGAGCCCGCGTCGGTCGAGCAGGCGGCGGCGCAGGCCGGCTACCCCGCCAAGGTCCTGTCCCTCATGGACGAGCTGACGCTGACCCTTCCGCGCAAGATCCGCAACGAGTCGAAGCGGGCCGTGGAGGAGGCCGGCGGCACCTGGCCGGCGCACCCCGCCGAGGCCGTCATCGACCGCATGGTCGACGAGTTCGACCGCCCCGGCCGCAGCGGGGGAGCGGGCTTCTACGACTACGACGAGAACGGCAAGCGGGCGGGTCTGTGGCCGGGCCTGCGCGAGCAATTCACCAAGCCGGGTCACGAGATCCCCTTCGAGGACATGCAGGAACGCATGCTCTTCTCCGAGGCCCTCGACGCGGTCAAGCTCATCGAGGAGGGCGTCCTCACGTCGGTCGCCGACGCCAACATCGGCTCCATCTTCGGCATCGGCTTCCCCGGCTGGACCGGCGGCATCCTTCAGTACATCAACGGCTACGAGGGTGGCCTGCCCGGCTTCGTGGCCCGCGCCCGCGAGCTGTCCGAGCGCTACGGTGACCGCTTCGACCCGCCCGCGCTGCTGGTGGAGAAGGCGGCGAAGGGGGAGACGTTCGCAGACGCACGCTAGGCGCTGAACCTGACTTCCGGGCCCCCGCCGCGGCCCTCATGGGGCCTTGTCCTCCAACGCCGGACGGGCTGGAGGCGGCTGAGCTGAGTTCAGCCCCTCCGGCCTTCGAGGAGCGGGGGCCCGGGGGCCGGCCCCCGGGGACGCTTCCGCACCGTCCGGGCGCATCCCACGACCACGACGTAGCGTGGTGCGCATGGCCGGAGAAACCGATCTGAGCAAGCTGCTGAGCGGCATGAGGCCGGAGCTGGATCCGGGCCGCTACGTGTTCACCACCGTCGAGGGAGACATCCCCGCGGGCGTCGCACCCGTCGTCACGGTCGCCGAGCCGGAGGGCCTGACACTCGTGGTGCGGCAGGAGGAAGCGGACGTGGCCGGGCTCGCCTACGACTACGTGGCCGGGTGGATCACCCTGCGGGTCGTCTCCGCGCTCGAAGCGGTGGGCCTGACAGCGGCGTTCGCACGGGAACTCGCCGACGCCGGCCTGAGCTGCAATGTCGTCGCCGGGTACCACCACGACCACATCTTCGTGCCCCACGAGCAGGCCGAGCAGGCGGTGGCGGCGCTGAACGGCCTGGCCCACCGGTCGGGTTGAGGGACGACCGCGGGACGCCCCTGGTCGACGTACGGCTACGAGAGTGAT
Coding sequences:
- a CDS encoding CaiB/BaiF CoA-transferase family protein, with the translated sequence MTTAETPPGQGPLTGVRVVELAGIGPGPFAAMLLADLGADVVRVDRPGGAGLAINPAYDVTNRNKRSVIVDLKSPDGPARVLDLAERADILIEGYRPGVAERLGVGPGACHARNPRLVYGRMTGWGQQGPLADRAGHDIAYIALTGTLGMIGAPDAPPAVPANLLGDYAGGSLYLAVGVLAALHHARAGGTGQVVDAAIVDGTSHLSAMIHGMLAAGGWHDRRGANLLDGGCPYYGTYETADGRHMAVGALEPQFYEEFVTLLGLPEHTGARKDWARWGELREAVAARFKSRTRDEWTALFEGSDACVAPVLSLREAPGHPHLAARGTFTEHGGITQPAPAPRFSATPTAVRTGPARPGADTADVARDWDVPDLMKDREPVKDPELTNDRELTNDREFTKGPE
- a CDS encoding acyl-CoA dehydrogenase family protein; the protein is MKRQIFAPEHDAFRATVRAFLAREVLPYYEQWEKDGIVSRDAWRAAGKQGLLGLAVPEEFGGGGTTDFRYSAVLAEEFTRAGAPGLALGLHNDIIGPYLTGLATEEQKRRWLPGFCDGSLITAIAMTEPGAGSDLQGIRTHAEDRGDHWLLNGAKTFISNGILADLVIVVARTTPEGGARGLSLLVVERGTDGFERGRNLDKIGQKAQDTAELFFNDVRLPKENLLGTIDGAFGHLMTNLAQERLSIAVSAIAAAEHLLEITTEYVKEREAFGRPLATKQHIRFEIAEMATECAVTRTFLDRCIEEHADGTLDAVHASMAKWWATELQKRVADRCLQLHGGYGYMTEYPVARAFTDGRIQTIYGGTTEIMKEIIGRSLLG
- a CDS encoding 3-hydroxyacyl-CoA dehydrogenase NAD-binding domain-containing protein, producing MTQSTTIRWEQDRTGVVTLVLDDPNQSANTMNQAFRDSLAVITDRLEAEKDSIRGIIVTSAKKTFFAGGDLRDLIRVTPETAQELFDGGMAIKRNLRRIETLGKPVVAAINGAALGGGYEIALACHHRVALDAPGSKIGCPEVTLGLLPGGGGVARTVRLLGIADALLKVLLQGTQYNPQRALENGLIDEVVATGDELLARARAFIDAHPESQQPWDKPGYRIPGGTPANPRFAANLPAFPAGLRKQTNGAPYPAPRSILAAAVEGSQVDFDTAQVIEARYFVELAAGQTSKNMIQAFFFDLQAVNSGANRPRGVEPRQVRKVVVLGAGMMGAGIAYSCARAGIDVVLKDVSLEAAVKGRGHSEKLCAKAVSRGRTTQEKADALLARITPTADPQDAAGCDAVIEAVFENPELKHKVFQEIEHIVEPDALLCSNTSTLPITVLAEGVERQADFVGLHFFSPVDKMPLVEIIKGERTGDEALARAFDLVRQIKKTPIVVNDSRGFFTSRVIGHFINEGVAMVGEGIEPASVEQAAAQAGYPAKVLSLMDELTLTLPRKIRNESKRAVEEAGGTWPAHPAEAVIDRMVDEFDRPGRSGGAGFYDYDENGKRAGLWPGLREQFTKPGHEIPFEDMQERMLFSEALDAVKLIEEGVLTSVADANIGSIFGIGFPGWTGGILQYINGYEGGLPGFVARARELSERYGDRFDPPALLVEKAAKGETFADAR
- a CDS encoding acetyl-CoA C-acetyltransferase translates to MSTEAFVYDAIRTPRGRGKANGSLHGTKPIDLVVGLIHEIRDRFPGLDPAAIDDIVLGVVGPVGDQGSDIARIAAVAAGLPDTVAGVQENRFCASGLEAVNMAAAKVRSGWEDLVLAGGVESMSRVPMASDGGAWFNDPMTNLAVNFVPQGIGADLIATIEGFTRQDVDEYAALSQERAATAWKEGRFDRSVVPVKDRAGLVVLDHDEHLRPGTTADSLAKLKASFADIGDLGGFDAVALQKYHWVEKIDHVHHAGNSSGIVDGASLVAIGSQEVGERYGLTPRARIVSAAVSGSEPTIMLTGPAPATRKALAKAGLTIDDIDLVEINEAFAAVVLRFVRDMGLSLDKVNVNGGAIALGHPLGATGAMILGTLVDELERQDKRYGLATLCVGGGMGIATIVERI
- a CDS encoding ACT domain-containing protein; translation: MAGETDLSKLLSGMRPELDPGRYVFTTVEGDIPAGVAPVVTVAEPEGLTLVVRQEEADVAGLAYDYVAGWITLRVVSALEAVGLTAAFARELADAGLSCNVVAGYHHDHIFVPHEQAEQAVAALNGLAHRSG